The genomic interval GCCGCGAACGAGCTGATCGCCGGCGAGCCGCCCCTGCGGGACACGGTCGAGCTCACGCAGCTGGCGACCTCGCGACTGGGCCGCGACGTCATCGACCTCGAGGGCGTGACCGCCGGGTACGAGGGACGCGCGGTGATCCAGGACGTCACCCTCCATGTGGGCCCGGCGGACAGGATCGGCGTGCTGGGCCCGAACGGCGCCGGCAAGTCGACGCTGCTGGCCCTGGTCACCGGGGATCTGGACCCGATGGCCGGACGCGTGAAGCGCGGGAAGACCGTCACCGTCCAGCAGGTCACCCAGAAGCTCGAGGGCCTCGCCGAACATCTGGACGAGCGGGTCAGCGACGTCGTCGGCCGTTACCGCACCACGTTCCGGGCGGGCAAGGACGAGGTCACCCCGGGCCAGCTGCTCGAGCGCCTCGGTTTCACCACCGCGCATCAGAAGGTGCGCGTGGGCTCCCTCTCCGGCGGGCAGCAGCGGCGACTGGATCTGCTGCTGACGCTGCTGGACGAGCCCAACGTGCTGGTGCTCGACGAGCCGACGAACGACATGGACACCGACATGCTCGCGGCCATGGAGGATCTTCTGGACACCTGGCCGGGACCGCTGATCGTGGTCTCCCACGACCGGTACCTGCTCGAGCGCGTGACGGACCTCCAGTACGCGGTGCTGGACGGCCACGTGCGGCACCTGCCGGGCGGCGTCGAGCAGTACCTCGCGCTGCGGGCGGCGGGCGCAGGCGAGGGCGACGCACGGACGTCGGCGGGGGCGTCGGAGGCGTCGGCGCCGGCCCCCGATGCTCAGCCGACGGCGGCCTCCCCCGTCACCGGCCTCTCGGGCCGCGAGCTGAGGGAGGCGCAGAAGGCGCTGTCCGCCGTCGAGAGGCGGATGGAGAAGCTGACCCGGCGCGCCGAGGAGCTCACCGCGCAGATGACCTCGCACGATCCGGGGGACGTCTCCGGGCTCCAGGAGCTCGGCGCGACGCTCCAGGAGGTCCAGGGCGAGCTCGCCGAGACCGAGGAGCGCTGGCTGGAGTTGTCCGAGCAGGTGGGCTGAGCGCCTCACTCCGACAGTGGGTGCGGTGCCGCCGCTGCGGCTGGTGCCGCCGTCGGCCGCGCTCCGGTCGGGTCACTCGTAGAATCCGCGCCCGATCACGGCGTGCCGTACTCCCCCTACCGGGTCCTGCACGTCGCCGGCGAAGCGCGGGATCAGGTGGAGATGGGCATGCGGGACCGTCTGCCCTGCCGCTCGTCCCGCA from Brachybacterium kimchii carries:
- a CDS encoding ABC-F family ATP-binding cassette domain-containing protein, translated to MAHLLGAEKIHVALPDRVLLDAVTLGIEDGDRIGVVGRNGDGKSTLLRVLAGAQTPDDGRVTVRGGLRVGALSQQDVAEIGESVRSRVVGDRPEHEWASDPRIRDVLSGLLGELDLDAELTSLSGGQLRRVHLAELLVRDVDVMLLDEPTNHLDVEGISWLAGHLKRRWPSRSGGIVVVTHDRWFLDEVCTRMWEVHDGVVDPFEGGYAAYVLQRVERDRQAAAIEAKRQNLMRKELAWLRRGAPARTSKPKFRIDAANELIAGEPPLRDTVELTQLATSRLGRDVIDLEGVTAGYEGRAVIQDVTLHVGPADRIGVLGPNGAGKSTLLALVTGDLDPMAGRVKRGKTVTVQQVTQKLEGLAEHLDERVSDVVGRYRTTFRAGKDEVTPGQLLERLGFTTAHQKVRVGSLSGGQQRRLDLLLTLLDEPNVLVLDEPTNDMDTDMLAAMEDLLDTWPGPLIVVSHDRYLLERVTDLQYAVLDGHVRHLPGGVEQYLALRAAGAGEGDARTSAGASEASAPAPDAQPTAASPVTGLSGRELREAQKALSAVERRMEKLTRRAEELTAQMTSHDPGDVSGLQELGATLQEVQGELAETEERWLELSEQVG